The proteins below are encoded in one region of Anguilla anguilla isolate fAngAng1 chromosome 3, fAngAng1.pri, whole genome shotgun sequence:
- the LOC118224294 gene encoding protein sprouty homolog 2-like — protein METRTQNGNGSPGLLHALHDSGRQHVGDSDPREALSQQVQVLSLDQIRIIRSTNQYTEGPMVAHRPGSKQVGTLSTSQQKMEPAEDLLIEQEQQRSVPRGHSHQHHQHVHTSPTAFTRSVSTASAGSRSSTRMSTSSTSSEHRLLESSHSERIIRTQPKLSEVAVEKLKASVEEESGKHAYRCEECGKCKCEECTCPRTLPSCWFCARRCVCSAQNVLDYSTCVCCVKCLFYHCSSDDEDVCTDKPCSCSQSHCCVRWSAMGVLSIFMPCLLCYLPAKGCLSLTQCCYDRARRPGCRCKNTNIVHCKNAEKLT, from the coding sequence ATGGAGACAAGAACTCAGAATGGCAATGGGTCTCCTGGCTTGCTGCACGCTCTCCATGACAGCGGGAGGCAGCATGTTGGGGATTCCGATCCCAGGGAGGCCTTGAGCCAGCAGGTCCAGGTGCTCTCGCTGGATCAGATTCGGATAATCAGGAGTACCAATCAGTACACAGAAGGACCTATGGTGGCGCACAGACCGGGGAGTAAACAGGTCGGCACTTTGTCGACCTCCCAGCAGAAAATGGAGCCAGCTGAGGACCTGTTGATcgagcaggagcagcagaggtCCGTTCCGAGAGGGCACagccaccagcaccaccagcacgTGCACACTTCTCCCACCGCTTTCACCAGGTCGGTGAGTACAGCGAGCGCCGGCTCCCGGAGTAGCACGCGGATGAGCACCAGCAGCACGTCTTCCGAGCACAGGCTCCTGGAGAGCTCCCACTCTGAGCGGATTATCAGGACGCAGCCCAAGCTCTCGGAAGTCGCGGTGGAGAAGCTGAAGGCCTCCGTGGAGGAGGAGTCGGGAAAGCACGCATACCGCTGCGAGGAGTGCGGGAAGTGCAAGTGCGAGGAGTGCACGTGCCCTCGGACCCTGCCCTCGTGCTGGTTCTGTGCCCGGCGCTGCGTCTGCTCGGCGCAGAACGTCCTGGACTACAGCACGTGCGTCTGCTGCGTCAAGTGCCTTTTCTACCACTGCTCGAGCGACGACGAGGACGTCTGCACGGACAAGCCCTGCTCCTGCAGCCAGTCCCACTGCTGCGTGCGCTGGTCTGCCATGGGCGTCCTGTCCATCTTTATGCCTTGCTTGCTGTGTTACCTTCCAGCAAAGGGGTGCCTCAGCCTGACCCAGTGCTGCTACGACCGTGCCAGGCGACCAGGCTGTAGGTGCAAAAACACCAACATTGTCCACTGCAAAAATGCTGAAAAGCTAACGTAA